One stretch of Bacillus spongiae DNA includes these proteins:
- a CDS encoding SgrR family transcriptional regulator, giving the protein MKKRRNRGIITSSFKERNVLMIILEHYLRLHIALAKEKKEKVYEVSLSEISKVLYCTARNSKMTINKWEKEGWVEWLPGRGRGNKSRLIFLREPIELIFEESKKHVINGKLETAQQLVDKFNVHYPSLSSIFMRWIDTMFGYKIENREQKQRDVLRMKYDKQPFSPLDPTLATLRSECHILKHVCDTLVDFNEETLVFEPRLAFHWEVNEAGDQWTFYIRKGVKFHNGSSLTAYDIQHSILRFQEIEDSPFQWMLVGLKEAKVIDPHCITLILDKPNFLLLDILSDEHLSIVSRSSAINSYAEQLIGTGPFKLKKNDGSMLVLEANENYFRERPFLDSVEIWNVPEENGDRTPVKNEIKFGYSRYSTDNQVGRSRPQTLIRLEKNVQFLSLNRKKNGPMRDPFLQQAIRMIANSSLLVEELGEFRQENATSFLQPKLCFVREDPKVLLEQSVYNGEELHLYSFQDRDHVEDAHWLKDKFENYGINVTNHFVPAEILLKRETMEKADIVHDSATLTEQEEVSFLQFLLTENSPVYHHLNQKLKRMVFQKVSELKGKTDRKERMGMLQSIEKMLLDACQVVPLYKNLSELHSDEKIQHALINSQGWVDFYRIWFKETTTSVS; this is encoded by the coding sequence ATGAAAAAGCGTAGAAATAGAGGTATAATCACTTCATCTTTTAAAGAAAGGAATGTTCTAATGATTATTTTGGAGCATTATCTTCGTTTACATATAGCTTTAGCGAAAGAGAAAAAAGAGAAAGTTTATGAAGTTTCTCTTTCTGAGATTTCAAAAGTGCTGTATTGTACAGCTAGAAATAGCAAAATGACGATCAATAAATGGGAAAAGGAAGGCTGGGTAGAATGGTTGCCTGGAAGAGGGCGGGGCAATAAATCGAGACTGATTTTTTTAAGAGAACCTATTGAGCTTATCTTTGAAGAGTCTAAAAAGCATGTAATAAACGGAAAGCTAGAAACTGCCCAGCAGCTAGTCGATAAATTTAACGTCCACTACCCATCGCTAAGTTCAATTTTTATGCGATGGATTGATACGATGTTCGGATACAAGATAGAGAACAGAGAACAGAAACAACGGGATGTCCTTAGAATGAAATATGATAAACAGCCTTTTTCACCTCTTGATCCGACGCTCGCTACACTTCGCTCGGAATGTCATATTCTTAAACATGTTTGTGATACACTTGTGGATTTTAATGAAGAAACACTAGTTTTTGAGCCTCGCTTAGCCTTTCACTGGGAAGTTAATGAAGCGGGGGATCAATGGACCTTCTATATTCGAAAAGGAGTAAAATTTCATAATGGAAGCAGCTTGACTGCTTACGATATTCAACACAGCATCCTCCGCTTTCAGGAAATAGAGGACAGCCCGTTTCAGTGGATGCTAGTGGGGCTGAAAGAGGCGAAGGTTATTGACCCTCATTGTATTACGCTGATTCTCGATAAGCCAAACTTTCTTTTACTGGATATTTTGAGTGATGAACACTTATCAATTGTAAGCAGAAGTAGTGCCATAAATTCTTATGCTGAGCAATTAATTGGAACGGGTCCGTTTAAGTTGAAAAAAAATGATGGATCGATGTTAGTGCTCGAAGCAAATGAGAACTATTTCAGAGAAAGGCCGTTTTTAGATTCCGTGGAAATATGGAACGTACCAGAAGAAAATGGAGACAGAACTCCCGTAAAAAACGAAATAAAATTTGGATATAGCCGATACAGCACGGACAACCAAGTGGGAAGAAGTAGACCGCAAACATTAATTCGATTAGAGAAAAATGTCCAATTTCTTTCACTAAACAGGAAGAAAAACGGACCGATGAGAGACCCCTTCCTTCAACAAGCTATTCGAATGATTGCAAACTCTTCCTTACTTGTGGAAGAACTCGGTGAATTCCGGCAAGAAAATGCTACGTCCTTTTTACAACCCAAGCTATGTTTCGTTCGAGAAGACCCCAAGGTGTTACTAGAACAAAGTGTTTATAACGGAGAGGAGCTGCATCTATACAGCTTTCAAGACCGTGATCATGTAGAAGATGCACACTGGTTAAAAGACAAATTCGAAAATTACGGAATCAATGTAACGAATCATTTCGTTCCAGCAGAGATATTGCTGAAAAGAGAGACGATGGAGAAAGCAGATATCGTTCATGACAGCGCAACATTGACAGAGCAAGAAGAAGTAAGTTTTTTACAATTTTTACTGACAGAGAACAGCCCGGTCTATCACCATCTTAACCAAAAATTAAAAAGGATGGTTTTCCAAAAAGTTAGTGAGCTAAAAGGAAAGACTGACCGAAAAGAAAGGATGGGTATGCTTCAATCTATAGAGAAAATGTTACTAGATGCATGCCAAGTAGTGCCTTTATATAAAAACCTATCTGAACTACATAGCGATGAAAAAATCCAGCATGCTCTCATCAACTCACAAGGTTGGGTCGATTTTTACCGTATCTGGTTTAAAGAAACTACCACCAGTGTATCGTAA